In Aegilops tauschii subsp. strangulata cultivar AL8/78 chromosome 3, Aet v6.0, whole genome shotgun sequence, one genomic interval encodes:
- the LOC109753791 gene encoding protein DOG1-like 2 produces MDMARYVAFHQQWIAGQQAGLRELAEAAANAATERATDAELRAVVERCMRGYQEYAASRRAMARENGAAFVAPPWCTAFENSVLWLGGCRPSLAIRLLYSISGEGLEEDIEEFVSGRGRGLAEEMGLIGITATQLQQINDLHRCTLRDEGYLTERLASLQENIADRPLLPIVRERAAAAAALVGQGRSAKRDDIAGRLAAAESSGGLAAEVDAAMESYSAGLARLLEEADELRMSTARALATEILTPRQAVEMLVAAKQLHLAVRDWSRRKEEGAQNARLPRAAAATTAPSG; encoded by the coding sequence ATGGACATGGCACGCTACGTTGCGTTCCACCAGCAGTGGATCGCGGGCCAGCAGGCGGGCCTCCGCGAGCTCGCGGAGGCGGCAGCCAATGCCGCCACCGAGCGCGCCACGGACGCGGAGCTGAGGGCCGTGGTGGAGAGGTGCATGCGCGGGTACCAGGAgtacgccgccagccggcgtgcCATGGCGCGCGAGAACGGTGCGGCCTTCGTCGCCCCGCCGTGGTGCACGGCGTTTGAGAACTCCGTGCTCTGGCTCGGGGGCTGCCGGCCGTCGCTGGCAATCCGGCTGCTCTACTCCATCTCCGGCGAAGGCCTGGAGGAGGACATCGAGGAGTTCGTCAGCGGCCGCGGTCGCGGCCTCGCAGAGGAGATGGGCCTCATCGGGATCACGGCCACGCAGCTGCAGCAGATCAATGATCTCCACCGCTGCACGCTGCGCGACGAGGGTTACCTGACGGAGCGCCTCGCGAGTCTGCAGGAGAACATCGCCGACCGGCCGCTGCTTCCGATCGTCCGGGAGcgcgccgcggcggcggcagcattAGTCGGCCAGGGCCGGAGCGCTAAGCGCGACGACATTGCCGGACGGCTCGCGGCAGCAGAATCGTCAGGAGGACTCGCGGCCGAGGTGGACGCGGCGATGGAGAGCTACTCGGCCGGGCTGGCCAGGCTCCTGGAGGAAGCGGACGAGCTACGCATGTCGACGGCCAGGGCACTGGCAACGGAGATATTGACGCCGCGGCAGGCGGTGGAGATGCTGGTGGCAGCCAAGCAGCTGCACCTGGCGGTGCGCGACTGGAGCCGCCGGAAGGAGGAGGGCGCCCAGAACGCGCGTCTGCCGCGCGCAGCCGCAGCGACGACCGCCCCTTCCGGCTGA